From Desulfobacterales bacterium:
TTGTTCTTTTCTGCAGCCGGTTCGATGTAAGCAGGAAGGCGGTTCCCTATGCCGGGGAACTGATTGCCCTGCTTCTGGCCCACTGGGACGAGATAACCGGGTTGATCAGCCGGCATGCCGCTAACTGGCGGCTGGCGCGGATGCCGCTGATTGATCGTAATGTTCTGCGGATAGCGGTCTGTGAACTCTGCTTCCGGGACGATGTCCCGGCCCGGGTGGTGATCAACGAGGCCATTGAGGTTGCCAAACGGTTTGGCAGCGAAGAGTCCGGTCCGTTTATCAACGGCATCCTTGACGCGGTTCGGAAGACTGAGGACAGAGGACTGAGGACTGAGGACTGAGGACAGAAAGACTGAGGACAGAAGACAGTGGACAGTGGACAGTGGGCGGAAGAATTAGTGCTGAGTGACGAGCGATGAGTAACGAGCGATGAGTTGAAACCAGAAGACAGTGGGAG
This genomic window contains:
- the nusB gene encoding transcription antitermination factor NusB; protein product: MGTRRKSREAVLQFLYQGELSGQPLIEENFVLFCSRFDVSRKAVPYAGELIALLLAHWDEITGLISRHAANWRLARMPLIDRNVLRIAVCELCFRDDVPARVVINEAIEVAKRFGSEESGPFINGILDAVRKTEDRGLRTED